Within the Xiphophorus couchianus chromosome 17, X_couchianus-1.0, whole genome shotgun sequence genome, the region GTCACTGTGCTGGAAAGAATCACCCAGCAGAACCCTGACAGAGTTTCTTTAAAAGGCAACTTCCGCGCTGGCTCAGTCACTGAAGCTACTTCTTGCAACGTGTGCCTCAAGGAGCCACCGGAAAAACTGTGCAACTTCACCGACATCCGCACCGGTGAGCCCTGGTTCTGCTACAAGCCAAAGAAACTAAAGCCAATGGAGGAAAAACTCTTTCAAAGGTAATGTTAtttgcaaaattttttttttttttttacaaattgacTGGCAGTAATAGtgaatattatattattaaataCATGATGTACATGATGTTACTAAACACATTTCCTGTTGTGTGCTGTAGGGGTGTCAACATGAAAGTCTTCATTCAATCATCAGGGCCTTCAAACATCACTATTTTACCCAAACTGAAAGGTAAAGGTTTACAACACGGCAATGGATTGCTTGACAAATTACAGGACGGGAAATAAGAATTTATTCCATTTGATACATTATTTTGGCTTTCTCATAGCACCTTATATGATCTGGATGTTATTGTCTCTACTTGGAATCGACTCTATGGCTGACTGTGTTTGATACATTTAGATTTGATTTTAACCCGTTTACCTTGTTGCCAGATGTTCCTAGATATCGTTAGTCGGGACTCAAAGCTCCCACTGGAGTCTCAACCGAACTTGTTCTGTCTGCAATTATAGtgacatatttgtgtttttcctaattttccataaacatgtatttattcTGAGCCATAACAACTGTAGAATAGTTTTaagctgaaataataataataataataataataataataataataataaagtcactaaattttcaaaaataattttcttccagTTCTGAATGAAACAGTTTCAACAAACACATCAGGTAAATTTGATCTAATTGTGCAAAAATACTATAACAAAgtgtctttaaaaatattgtttttgaccttgattttcttcttaacatgtttatctttttaatcTTCTTTCTGACTTTAGGACGAGGTGTGATCACTCAACCTGCTGGTTATTATTACCAGGGTATTTGGCGAGCCCTAGATGGCTCCACAGTTCACCAGCTTACTAACAACTCAGCAATTAGCCAGTGTTTGAGTGGCAAGGTGCTCCACCTGTATGGAGACTCCACCATCAGGCAGTGGTTTGAATATTTAATCTCAGCAGCACCAGGTAGACGCCCAACAGAAATGTCTAGTAACAACTGAAATTGGTTCATGCTACTATCTAATCTGCTCTTTTTCACGGTTTCAGATCTAAAGAAGTTTGACCTGAAAAGTCTAACGCAGACAGGACCTTTCATGGCCTTGAATTACGCAAAGAACATCTTAGTGACGTTCCGCTGCCACGCTCCTCCCATCCGTTTCGGTCACTTGCCGATCAGTCAGATACGATACATTGCCAACGAACTGGATGGTGTGGTTGGAGGTGAAAACACGGCTGTAGTTATCGGAGTTTGGTCGCACTTCAGCACTTTCCCCGTTGAGGTCTACATCCGGCGCCTGCTGACCATACGGAGGGCAGTGGAGCGGCTGTTGACCAGAGCTCCAGGTACGCTGGTCATCATCAGGACCGCGAACCCCAAAGCTCTGTCCCTCTACGAGACTCTGACCAACAGTGACTGGTTTTCAATTCAACGTGACAAAATACTCAGGACAATATTTAAAGGGGTCAATGTCCGATTTGTGGATGCCTGGGAGATGACCTTGGCCCACCACCTGCCGCACAACCTCCACCCACAGCTTCCCATAATTAGAAACAtgctaaatgttgttttatcccACATATGTTCTCCAGcgggaaactttaaaaaagcaacaaagttgTAGCATAGGACCTGTAATTGGGTAATTTCTGGTGATTGGTGACACTTCATCTATATCACATTAAAGGAACATCAACCAGTAGTTACAAagatggaataaaaatgagcaacaCAGAGGTAGGTGAAGGAAATTTGGTGCTGGGATGAAATGGCGTCCAAGGTTTGAAGAAG harbors:
- the LOC114160737 gene encoding NXPE family member 3-like; the encoded protein is MEGQTSRKRFPLKYGWIFLFLACLASWVMFYSENITDHITCRLSELKMSVLTTKAPTPNTTRSKRPTEPPEPANICSFHSVLPEDVLEAELLKESITWPETPSLPPNFSLNDTSSPAHSTFAVLPRNGGGSWRVGDQLEVLIQIADFHGRRKSSGGDVLLARLHNPTLSAGVAGRVLDHRNGSYTAAFSLLWEGSAQVEVTLVHPSEAVTVLERITQQNPDRVSLKGNFRAGSVTEATSCNVCLKEPPEKLCNFTDIRTGEPWFCYKPKKLKPMEEKLFQRGVNMKVFIQSSGPSNITILPKLKGRGVITQPAGYYYQGIWRALDGSTVHQLTNNSAISQCLSGKVLHLYGDSTIRQWFEYLISAAPDLKKFDLKSLTQTGPFMALNYAKNILVTFRCHAPPIRFGHLPISQIRYIANELDGVVGGENTAVVIGVWSHFSTFPVEVYIRRLLTIRRAVERLLTRAPGTLVIIRTANPKALSLYETLTNSDWFSIQRDKILRTIFKGVNVRFVDAWEMTLAHHLPHNLHPQLPIIRNMLNVVLSHICSPAGNFKKATKL